TACTGGCTCTCCTTCTGGTTGCTGCTGCGTCACGCAGTGGAAGGCCCCACCGCCCGTGATGAGACTGACGGCGCTCAGGCCGATCACCTCGCGGCCCGGGAACAGGGGCGTGAGGGCCTCGAGGGCC
This is a stretch of genomic DNA from Trueperaceae bacterium. It encodes these proteins:
- a CDS encoding agmatine deiminase family protein, encoding ALEALTPLFPGREVIGLSAVSLITGGGAFHCVTQQQPEGEPVRAWRGPSPPHPGGRRPRGGGADEPQPRAGGEPGEGRG